The Methanomicrobiales archaeon HGW-Methanomicrobiales-1 genome includes a region encoding these proteins:
- a CDS encoding DUF2124 domain-containing protein — protein sequence MATKEIFKSVPGILRPFKEYLQSLKLAEGDQIVYYGCAGTCSPFVELLAMATRGLRLEQVFVPLLNESKAKKIVEISDVGMQVSGGPALLRPRVIVIMGGLAMPNMPLTKKDVQALIQQHGPVKVVGVCFMSMFEKAGWLDTVSFDLMIDATIDPVTVTKKE from the coding sequence ATGGCTACAAAGGAGATTTTCAAGAGTGTTCCCGGTATCCTCCGCCCGTTTAAGGAATACCTGCAATCCCTGAAACTGGCAGAAGGAGACCAGATTGTATACTACGGCTGCGCAGGCACCTGTTCGCCGTTTGTCGAACTGCTGGCAATGGCCACGCGGGGACTGCGCCTTGAACAGGTATTTGTACCGCTTCTCAATGAGTCAAAAGCAAAGAAGATTGTTGAAATTTCTGATGTCGGCATGCAGGTGAGTGGGGGTCCTGCCCTGCTCCGTCCCCGGGTGATCGTTATCATGGGCGGGCTTGCTATGCCGAATATGCCACTTACAAAAAAGGATGTACAGGCGCTCATTCAGCAGCATGGCCCGGTCAAGGTTGTCGGGGTCTGTTTCATGAGCATGTTTGAGAAAGCCGGTTGGCTGGATACAGTTTCCTTTGACCTGATGATCGATGCAACGATTGATCCGGTAACGGTAACGAAAAAAGAGTGA
- a CDS encoding site-specific DNA-methyltransferase: protein MLYHRVTKIYSTRGEHGVKSGFFFKNGQAAIINEDLFTTRLIPPESIDLIVTSPPYNVDIQYNSHDDQITYDDYLAFSKRWMKRCYGWLKDDGRFCLNIPLDKNKGGQQSVGADLTTIAKKCGFAYHSTIIWNEGNISRRTAWGSWLSASAPYVIAPVELIVVLYKKSWKKTSGSRESDISREEFMEWTNGLWTFNGERKTKIGHPAPFPVELPLRCMKLFSFVNDTVLDPFMGSGSTLVAASRCNRQGVGIEIDSRYCEIAAERIEKEGRLD, encoded by the coding sequence ATGCTATACCACAGGGTAACGAAGATCTACAGTACAAGAGGAGAGCACGGCGTGAAGAGCGGATTTTTTTTTAAAAACGGGCAGGCTGCCATCATCAATGAAGATCTTTTCACCACCCGCTTGATTCCGCCGGAAAGTATCGATCTCATCGTCACTTCACCACCCTATAATGTGGATATCCAGTATAACAGCCATGATGACCAGATCACGTATGATGATTATCTCGCGTTCTCAAAGCGCTGGATGAAGCGCTGTTATGGCTGGCTGAAAGACGATGGCCGGTTCTGTCTCAATATCCCGCTTGACAAGAACAAGGGCGGCCAGCAGAGTGTGGGGGCCGACCTGACAACGATCGCGAAGAAATGCGGGTTTGCGTACCATTCGACTATTATCTGGAACGAAGGAAACATCTCACGCCGGACGGCATGGGGTTCATGGCTGAGTGCATCGGCACCTTACGTGATCGCCCCCGTTGAACTGATCGTGGTCCTCTACAAAAAATCATGGAAAAAGACAAGCGGCTCGCGGGAATCTGACATCAGCCGCGAAGAGTTCATGGAGTGGACCAATGGGCTCTGGACATTCAATGGCGAGCGCAAAACGAAAATTGGTCACCCGGCCCCGTTCCCGGTAGAACTCCCCCTCCGGTGCATGAAATTATTCTCTTTTGTCAACGATACTGTGCTCGATCCGTTCATGGGCAGTGGATCCACCCTCGTAGCCGCATCCCGGTGTAACCGGCAGGGTGTAGGGATCGAGATCGATTCCCGCTATTGTGAGATTGCAGCAGAGCGGATAGAAAAAGAAGGGCGGCTGGATTAG
- a CDS encoding type II toxin-antitoxin system HicB family antitoxin: MIMHYTIILDAQADGEYTARCVELSEALGQGSTQGEALASIRESIELEQAARCEVLHKTMGAVNSEIIRIEVADTA; encoded by the coding sequence ATGATCATGCACTACACCATCATCCTCGATGCTCAGGCAGACGGCGAGTATACCGCCCGGTGCGTTGAGTTATCGGAGGCTCTTGGCCAGGGCAGCACGCAGGGCGAAGCGCTTGCCAGTATTCGTGAATCCATCGAACTGGAACAGGCAGCCCGCTGCGAAGTCCTGCACAAGACCATGGGTGCAGTCAACTCCGAGATCATCAGGATCGAAGTAGCTGACACTGCGTAA
- a CDS encoding aspartate aminotransferase — protein sequence MAFHFADRIKRAPVSFLSELFSVSNNPSIISFAGGLPSSALIDTEGIAQATQQVMEEEAQIALQYTTTDGYLPLREYIADRYRTRLGIPATAADIQIVNGSQQCLDLFAKIFLNIGDHVGMERPGYLGAIEAFSLYEPVIDTVPLEDDGPDLALFEQFVKTTNAKFFYGIPNSQNPSGRTYSQEKRRAMADILRTSDTVFYEDDAFGELFFDTKPRMPVTKYLPDQSVISGSFSKIIAPGMRIGWIYAPEAILTPFNVVKQAADLHSNFLCQKILHQYLITHDLDDHIRHITRVYGRKCRLMCDLLDDQLPQLSHTTPEGGMFLMATLPPGISSRKVFDEGIRQKVAVLPGMPFYVDGGGEDNIRLNFSNPDEEMIKTGISRLVQVIKGLVS from the coding sequence ATGGCATTCCATTTCGCAGACAGGATCAAACGGGCACCGGTATCATTTCTCTCTGAACTCTTTTCCGTATCGAACAACCCGTCCATCATCTCGTTTGCCGGGGGACTCCCATCATCAGCCCTGATAGACACTGAGGGAATTGCACAGGCAACACAACAGGTAATGGAAGAAGAAGCCCAGATCGCACTCCAGTACACTACTACTGACGGGTACCTGCCACTGCGGGAATATATAGCAGACCGCTACCGGACCCGGCTGGGAATACCAGCAACCGCAGCAGATATCCAGATCGTCAACGGTTCGCAGCAGTGCCTTGACCTCTTTGCCAAGATTTTTCTTAATATCGGAGACCATGTCGGTATGGAGCGGCCGGGGTATCTCGGCGCCATCGAAGCTTTTTCGCTCTATGAACCGGTCATCGATACCGTTCCGCTGGAAGACGATGGCCCGGATCTCGCATTGTTCGAACAGTTCGTTAAAACTACGAATGCGAAATTCTTTTACGGCATTCCCAACTCCCAGAACCCGTCCGGCAGGACATACTCACAGGAAAAACGCCGGGCAATGGCCGACATACTCCGGACGAGCGACACCGTCTTTTACGAAGATGACGCATTCGGTGAGCTCTTCTTTGATACAAAACCCCGGATGCCGGTAACAAAGTACCTGCCGGACCAGAGTGTCATCTCCGGCTCATTCTCCAAGATCATCGCACCGGGCATGCGGATAGGCTGGATCTATGCGCCGGAAGCCATTCTCACCCCGTTCAATGTCGTCAAGCAGGCAGCAGACCTGCATTCCAATTTCCTCTGCCAGAAGATCCTCCACCAGTACCTGATCACGCACGATCTCGATGACCATATCCGGCACATTACCCGGGTGTATGGCAGGAAGTGCCGGCTGATGTGCGACCTGCTCGATGACCAGTTGCCCCAGCTCTCCCACACTACTCCGGAAGGGGGTATGTTCCTGATGGCAACTCTTCCGCCCGGCATCTCTTCCCGCAAGGTCTTTGACGAGGGAATCCGGCAAAAAGTCGCCGTGCTTCCCGGTATGCCCTTCTATGTGGACGGGGGCGGGGAGGACAATATACGACTGAACTTCTCGAACCCGGACGAAGAGATGATCAAAACCGGCATCTCCCGGCTTGTTCAGGTAATTAAGGGGCTTGTCTCGTAA
- a CDS encoding S-layer protein, which yields MRRNFLMILMILILCAVCTFPVSASIVVGDVTPPVTEVTTKATPEPTALPTFVTQPTTVQTTVPTKVPTTEPTSLPTFVTQPTTVPPTLLPTVTITIQPTQVGGGKGWIDTYCNVDGATVYFDGVPQGNIAGGILSVAVSPTGSPVRTISVSLSGYTTWSGPLSRMPESGEHVAVYSTINPIPTQTTVPPIQNGAIYVQSSPAGAAIYMNGNFQGYAPITLPNMIPSTYSMKASLSGYTSDTQLITVYSGQTATYYPNLQPSPPAPRNTGTVSVTSSPNHASVYVDGTYQGQTPITVTLYPGSHSFSLTLPGYSDFPVTLYVNANTNQKLNAEMSPAIYGTVAITSMPGASVFMDSNAQGQIPPSGTLTLYNIPSGNHLFKVTAPGYNEWMNTVYIRPNVVNPISAPLTPINPNPTPVPATGGFNIVSTPTGAEVYIDNLFKGYTPATLDGITPGDHQVLLKYTNYIDYSTVASVTAGQTTPLAISMQPAPSPTPKSAPSILTMIAGCTAILAIGIATRRFRP from the coding sequence ATGAGAAGAAATTTCCTTATGATACTTATGATCCTGATACTGTGTGCGGTCTGTACCTTCCCGGTATCTGCGAGCATTGTTGTCGGTGATGTTACCCCCCCGGTAACTGAAGTGACAACAAAGGCAACACCAGAACCGACAGCTTTGCCGACATTTGTCACCCAACCCACTACGGTACAAACTACGGTACCAACTAAGGTGCCCACCACGGAACCAACATCATTGCCGACATTTGTCACCCAGCCCACCACGGTACCCCCCACGCTCTTACCAACGGTCACCATCACTATCCAACCCACCCAGGTTGGCGGGGGTAAAGGATGGATCGATACCTATTGCAATGTTGACGGCGCCACTGTATACTTCGATGGTGTCCCGCAGGGTAATATTGCCGGGGGCATTCTCTCGGTAGCGGTATCTCCGACAGGTTCTCCTGTCAGGACCATTTCCGTATCACTCTCCGGCTACACCACATGGTCCGGTCCGCTCTCCCGCATGCCGGAGAGTGGTGAGCATGTTGCAGTCTATTCAACCATCAACCCAATCCCAACCCAGACTACTGTGCCTCCGATCCAGAATGGCGCAATCTATGTCCAGTCAAGTCCTGCCGGTGCAGCGATCTACATGAACGGTAACTTCCAGGGATATGCACCGATAACGCTTCCCAACATGATTCCGTCCACCTATTCCATGAAAGCATCTCTCTCCGGTTATACATCGGATACCCAGCTGATTACCGTGTACTCCGGGCAGACGGCTACCTATTACCCGAACCTCCAGCCATCTCCCCCTGCACCCCGGAACACCGGGACCGTGTCAGTAACCTCGAGTCCCAACCATGCATCGGTCTATGTCGATGGCACGTACCAGGGCCAGACCCCGATAACGGTGACATTGTACCCGGGCAGTCATTCCTTCAGCCTGACCCTTCCCGGATACAGTGACTTCCCCGTAACTCTCTACGTCAACGCCAACACCAACCAGAAACTGAACGCGGAGATGTCCCCGGCCATATATGGTACGGTTGCCATCACATCCATGCCCGGTGCAAGTGTTTTCATGGACAGCAATGCCCAGGGACAAATCCCTCCGTCAGGCACACTCACCCTTTACAACATCCCCAGCGGAAACCACCTCTTCAAGGTCACTGCACCCGGGTACAATGAATGGATGAACACCGTGTATATCCGGCCCAATGTCGTAAACCCGATCAGTGCGCCCCTGACGCCGATCAATCCGAACCCGACACCTGTACCTGCTACCGGCGGGTTCAACATTGTTTCCACGCCAACCGGTGCTGAAGTCTACATCGACAACCTGTTCAAGGGATACACCCCGGCAACACTGGATGGCATTACCCCTGGAGACCACCAGGTCCTGCTCAAATACACGAACTATATTGATTACTCAACCGTAGCATCGGTAACCGCCGGTCAGACGACCCCGCTAGCCATCAGCATGCAGCCTGCTCCTTCACCCACACCGAAGTCCGCTCCCTCAATCCTGACGATGATCGCGGGTTGCACTGCAATTCTTGCGATTGGTATCGCAACAAGGAGGTTCCGTCCATGA
- a CDS encoding peptidylprolyl isomerase produces the protein MSSPVRTALLACVLIAAFLLAAGCTQQPVSPVSTETTTRTIAATPVITTVTATPAVTVPATLSTEPWKRVRLSTDMGDIVIALDPTMPITTGNFETLVNKGYYNNVIFHRVMPGFMIQGGDPTGTGRGGPGYLIADEFGTNNQNNRGTIAMANAGPNTGGSQFFINLVNNNYLDTIHPVFGKVVEGMDVVDTIAKVPTSGGPLYHPLQNVTIVKAVMI, from the coding sequence ATGTCATCACCCGTGCGCACCGCACTTCTGGCATGTGTTCTCATAGCGGCATTTCTTCTCGCTGCGGGATGCACCCAGCAACCGGTATCACCAGTCAGTACCGAAACGACAACCAGGACCATTGCGGCAACTCCCGTAATAACAACGGTTACCGCCACGCCCGCCGTGACCGTACCTGCCACGCTCTCCACAGAGCCATGGAAACGGGTCCGGCTTTCGACAGACATGGGAGATATCGTTATCGCGCTCGACCCGACCATGCCCATCACCACGGGCAACTTCGAGACGCTCGTGAACAAAGGATACTACAACAATGTGATCTTCCACCGGGTCATGCCCGGTTTCATGATCCAGGGCGGCGACCCGACCGGTACCGGCCGCGGTGGCCCGGGTTATCTGATTGCTGATGAGTTCGGGACAAACAACCAGAACAACCGTGGGACCATTGCAATGGCAAACGCCGGCCCCAACACCGGCGGATCACAGTTCTTCATCAATCTGGTAAACAACAATTACCTTGATACCATACACCCGGTCTTTGGGAAAGTTGTGGAAGGTATGGACGTTGTCGACACGATCGCCAAAGTGCCGACATCCGGCGGACCGTTATACCACCCGCTCCAGAACGTGACGATCGTAAAAGCGGTCATGATCTGA
- a CDS encoding peptidylprolyl isomerase, whose product MTAPAGNSVRLETNMGNITIALDPAMPVTAGNFETLVKKGFYDGIIFHRVIDGFMLQAGCPQGTGMGGPGYAIKDEFGPANRNNRGTISMANAGPNTGGSQFFINLVNNNFLDDKHPVFGKVVEGMDVVDKIGKTKTLRGDRPAKDVTIVRAVMV is encoded by the coding sequence ATGACAGCACCAGCAGGAAATTCCGTGCGGCTCGAGACGAACATGGGTAACATAACCATTGCGCTCGATCCCGCTATGCCCGTTACTGCGGGCAATTTTGAAACGCTTGTGAAAAAAGGCTTCTATGATGGCATTATCTTCCACCGGGTTATCGACGGGTTCATGCTGCAGGCCGGTTGCCCGCAGGGGACCGGTATGGGCGGACCCGGTTACGCGATCAAGGATGAGTTCGGGCCAGCCAACCGGAACAACCGCGGCACCATCTCCATGGCAAACGCCGGCCCCAACACCGGCGGATCACAGTTCTTCATCAACCTTGTCAACAACAACTTCCTTGACGACAAACACCCGGTCTTTGGGAAAGTGGTTGAGGGGATGGATGTTGTCGATAAGATCGGCAAGACCAAGACCCTTCGTGGCGATCGCCCGGCCAAGGATGTAACGATCGTCCGCGCCGTGATGGTCTGA